One genomic region from Streptomyces venezuelae encodes:
- the ftsW gene encoding putative lipid II flippase FtsW, translated as MPSKIAGTRRPSAVRGGGRSPATPRRPRGGGVRRLYERALKAWDRPLTAYYVIIGAALLITMLGLVMVFSASMITALRYDLVPSYFFRKQFFAALLGTGLLLAASRMPVKLHRALAYPILVGAVFLMVLVQIPGIGHSVNGNQNWISLGGPFQLQPSEFGKLALILWGADLLARKQDMRLLSQWKHMLVPLVPVAFMLLGLIMLGGDMGTSIILAAILFGLLWTAGAPTRLFVGVLSVAGAIGVLLIKTSDNRMKRFDCIGATDPGGEGAPCLQAAHGIYALASGGWFGSGLGASVEKWGQLPEAHTDFIFAVTGEELGLAGTLSVLALFAALGYAGIRVAGRTEDPFVRYAAGGVATWITAQAVINIGAVLGLLPIAGVPLPLFSYGGSALLPTMFAVGLLIAFARQEPAAKAALALRRPGWGKRAGVRWKSMRRRVKKRPSGER; from the coding sequence ATGCCGAGCAAGATCGCCGGGACACGCCGTCCTTCCGCCGTACGCGGCGGAGGGCGGTCACCGGCGACCCCGCGGCGGCCCCGTGGCGGGGGCGTACGGCGGCTGTACGAGCGGGCGCTGAAGGCCTGGGACCGGCCCCTCACCGCGTACTACGTGATCATCGGCGCGGCCCTGCTCATCACCATGCTCGGCCTGGTGATGGTCTTCTCCGCCTCGATGATCACGGCGCTCCGCTACGACCTCGTGCCCTCCTACTTCTTCCGGAAGCAGTTCTTCGCCGCGCTCCTGGGCACCGGACTGCTCCTGGCCGCCTCCCGGATGCCGGTGAAGCTGCACCGGGCACTGGCCTACCCGATCCTGGTCGGCGCCGTCTTCCTGATGGTGCTCGTGCAGATCCCCGGGATAGGGCACTCGGTCAACGGCAACCAGAACTGGATCTCGCTCGGCGGCCCCTTCCAGCTCCAGCCCAGCGAGTTCGGCAAGCTGGCACTGATCCTGTGGGGAGCCGACCTGCTCGCCCGCAAACAGGACATGCGGCTGCTGTCCCAGTGGAAGCACATGCTCGTCCCGCTGGTCCCGGTGGCCTTCATGCTGCTCGGTCTGATCATGCTCGGCGGCGACATGGGCACCTCGATCATCCTCGCCGCGATCCTCTTCGGTCTGCTGTGGACGGCCGGCGCGCCCACCCGGCTCTTCGTCGGAGTGCTCTCCGTCGCCGGCGCGATCGGCGTGCTGCTGATCAAGACGAGTGACAACCGGATGAAGCGCTTCGACTGCATCGGCGCGACCGACCCCGGCGGCGAGGGAGCCCCCTGCCTCCAGGCCGCGCACGGAATCTATGCTCTGGCCTCGGGCGGATGGTTCGGTTCCGGACTTGGTGCCAGTGTGGAGAAATGGGGCCAACTCCCCGAAGCGCACACCGACTTCATCTTCGCGGTCACCGGTGAGGAACTGGGCCTCGCGGGGACGCTGTCGGTACTCGCCCTGTTCGCGGCTCTAGGCTATGCGGGTATCCGCGTGGCCGGACGCACGGAGGACCCCTTCGTGAGGTACGCCGCGGGAGGCGTGGCCACCTGGATCACGGCGCAGGCCGTGATCAACATCGGTGCGGTGCTCGGCTTGCTGCCGATCGCCGGAGTCCCGCTCCCGCTGTTCTCGTACGGGGGGTCGGCCCTGCTGCCGACCATGTTCGCCGTCGGGCTCCTCATCGCCTTCGCGCGACAGGAACCCGCCGCGAAAGCGGCCCTGGCACTGCGCCGCCCCGGCTGGGGCAAGCGGGCCGGGGTGAGATGGAAGTCGATGCGACGGCGCGTCAAGAAGCGCCCGTCCGGAGAGCGGTGA
- the murG gene encoding undecaprenyldiphospho-muramoylpentapeptide beta-N-acetylglucosaminyltransferase yields the protein MHVVLAGGGTAGHIEPALALADALRRQDPSVGITALGTEKGLETRLVPERGYELALIPAVPLPRKPTPELITVPGRLRGTIKAAEQILERTKADCVVGFGGYVALPGYLAAKRLGVPIVVHEANARPGLANKIGSRYAAGVAVATPDSKLRNARYIGIPLRHTIATLDRARVRPEARAAFGLDPNLPTLLVSGGSQGARRLNEVVQQIAPVLQRSGIQILHAVGPKNELPRVDNMPGMPPYVPVPYVDRMDLAYAAADMMLCRAGAMTVAELSAVGLPAAYVPLPIGNGEQRLNAQPVVKAGGGLLVDDAELTPQWVQGNVLPVLADPHRLYEMSRAAAEFGRRDADDLLVGMVYEAIAARRQA from the coding sequence GTGCATGTCGTACTCGCCGGCGGGGGGACCGCCGGCCACATCGAGCCCGCGCTGGCCCTCGCGGACGCCCTGCGCAGGCAGGACCCCAGCGTGGGGATCACAGCGCTGGGCACGGAAAAGGGTCTGGAGACCCGGCTCGTGCCCGAGCGGGGCTACGAGTTGGCGCTCATCCCCGCCGTACCGCTGCCCCGTAAGCCCACTCCCGAGCTGATCACCGTCCCCGGACGGCTCCGCGGCACCATCAAGGCCGCCGAGCAGATCCTGGAGCGCACGAAGGCCGACTGCGTCGTCGGCTTCGGCGGCTACGTGGCACTGCCGGGCTACCTCGCGGCCAAGCGGCTCGGCGTGCCGATCGTGGTCCACGAGGCCAACGCCCGGCCCGGCCTGGCCAACAAGATCGGTTCGCGGTACGCGGCCGGGGTCGCCGTCGCCACCCCGGACAGCAAGCTCCGCAACGCCCGCTACATCGGCATCCCGCTGCGGCACACCATCGCGACCCTCGACCGGGCGCGGGTGCGTCCCGAGGCGCGCGCCGCCTTCGGGCTCGACCCGAACCTGCCGACGCTGCTCGTCTCGGGCGGCTCGCAGGGCGCCCGGCGGCTCAACGAGGTCGTCCAGCAGATCGCTCCGGTGCTCCAGCGCTCCGGCATCCAGATCCTGCACGCGGTCGGCCCGAAGAACGAACTGCCGCGCGTCGACAACATGCCCGGTATGCCGCCGTACGTGCCGGTACCGTACGTGGACCGGATGGATCTCGCGTACGCCGCGGCCGACATGATGCTCTGCCGCGCGGGCGCGATGACCGTCGCCGAGCTCTCCGCCGTCGGGCTGCCGGCCGCGTACGTCCCGCTGCCCATCGGCAACGGCGAACAGCGGCTCAACGCCCAGCCGGTGGTCAAGGCGGGCGGTGGACTCCTCGTCGACGACGCGGAGCTGACGCCGCAGTGGGTGCAGGGCAACGTCCTGCCCGTACTGGCCGATCCGCACCGGTTGTACGAGATGTCCCGCGCCGCCGCCGAGTTCGGCCGCCGGGACGCCGACGACCTGCTCGTCGGCATGGTGTACGAGGCGATCGCCGCCCGCCGACAGGCGTAG
- a CDS encoding cell division protein FtsQ/DivIB, whose amino-acid sequence MAAGSTTAEKSGAKKPKSERPSRTGTRNSRFRVPAPRVLLAVLGVALLTAGVIWALYGSSWFRVERVKTSGTGVLTPGEVEAIAAVPTGAPLVSVDTEAIEVRLRQALPRIESVDVVRSWPHGIGLKVTERKPVLLLEKGTKFIEVDATGVRFATVDTAPKGIPRLVLDVASSPSLRRFDADRLLAEAVRVRGELPDEIARRTRVVRVTSYDSVTLELTEGRSVFWGSAEHGPVKARVLTALMKASPKAGHFDVSAPTAPASSAS is encoded by the coding sequence GTGGCAGCCGGATCGACGACCGCCGAGAAGAGCGGCGCGAAGAAGCCGAAGTCGGAGCGGCCGTCCCGCACGGGCACCCGGAATAGTCGATTCCGGGTGCCCGCCCCCCGTGTGCTCCTCGCCGTGCTGGGCGTCGCCCTGCTCACGGCCGGAGTGATCTGGGCGCTCTACGGGTCGTCCTGGTTCCGTGTGGAACGTGTGAAGACTTCCGGCACCGGGGTCCTGACCCCCGGTGAGGTCGAGGCGATCGCCGCCGTCCCGACGGGTGCGCCGCTCGTCTCCGTCGACACCGAGGCGATCGAGGTGCGGCTCCGGCAGGCGCTCCCGCGCATCGAGTCGGTCGACGTCGTGCGGTCCTGGCCGCACGGAATCGGTCTGAAAGTGACGGAACGGAAGCCCGTTCTCCTGCTGGAAAAGGGCACGAAGTTCATCGAAGTGGACGCGACCGGCGTCCGGTTCGCCACGGTCGACACCGCCCCCAAGGGCATCCCCCGGCTCGTCCTCGACGTGGCCTCCTCGCCCAGTCTGCGCCGCTTCGACGCGGACCGGCTGCTGGCGGAGGCGGTCCGCGTCAGGGGTGAACTCCCGGACGAAATCGCCCGGAGGACTCGTGTCGTCCGCGTCACTTCGTACGACTCCGTCACTCTGGAGCTGACCGAGGGGCGAAGCGTCTTCTGGGGGAGCGCCGAGCACGGCCCGGTGAAAGCCAGGGTGCTGACCGCTCTGATGAAGGCCTCGCCCAAAGCGGGGCACTTCGATGTAAGTGCCCCCACGGCGCCCGCGTCGTCCGCCAGTTGA
- the ftsZ gene encoding cell division protein FtsZ, whose translation MAAPQNYLAVIKVIGVGGGGVNAINRMIEVGLKGVEFIAINTDAQALLMSDADVKLDVGRELTRGLGAGANPAVGRKAAEDHREEIEEVLKGADMVFVTAGEGGGTGTGGAPVVANIARSLGALTIGVVTRPFTFEGRRRANQAEDGIAELREEVDTLIVIPNDRLLSISDRQVSVLDAFKSADQVLLSGVQGITDLITTPGLINLDFADVKSVMSEAGSALMGIGSARGDDRAVAAAEMAISSPLLEASIDGARGVLLSISGGSDLGLFEINEAAQLVSEAAHPEANIIFGAVIDDALGDEVRVTVIAAGFDGGQPPARRDNIIGSVSAKREEPAPAPRVSEPSRPMGGLGTVAPREEPVSVPVEPVPVVNETPLTPAPPVVPPARPYADSQAEELDVPDFLK comes from the coding sequence GTGGCAGCACCGCAGAACTACCTCGCAGTCATCAAGGTCATCGGTGTCGGCGGCGGTGGTGTCAATGCCATCAACCGAATGATCGAGGTCGGCCTCAAGGGCGTCGAGTTCATCGCGATCAACACCGACGCGCAAGCGCTGTTGATGAGCGACGCCGACGTCAAGCTCGACGTCGGCCGTGAACTCACCCGCGGCCTGGGCGCCGGGGCCAACCCGGCCGTCGGTCGCAAGGCGGCAGAGGACCACCGTGAGGAGATCGAGGAGGTCCTCAAGGGGGCCGACATGGTCTTCGTCACCGCCGGCGAAGGCGGCGGCACCGGCACCGGCGGCGCCCCCGTCGTCGCCAACATCGCGCGCTCGCTCGGCGCCCTGACGATCGGTGTGGTCACCCGACCCTTCACCTTCGAGGGCCGGCGTCGCGCCAACCAGGCGGAGGACGGCATCGCCGAGCTCCGCGAAGAGGTCGACACCCTCATCGTCATCCCGAACGACCGACTGCTCTCGATCTCGGACCGCCAGGTCTCCGTGCTCGACGCGTTCAAGTCGGCCGACCAGGTGCTGCTGAGCGGCGTCCAGGGCATCACGGACCTCATCACCACCCCGGGTCTGATCAACCTCGACTTCGCCGACGTCAAGTCGGTCATGTCCGAGGCCGGATCGGCCCTCATGGGCATCGGCTCCGCCCGGGGCGACGACCGCGCGGTGGCCGCCGCGGAGATGGCGATCTCCTCGCCGCTCCTCGAGGCCTCCATCGACGGCGCCCGCGGCGTGCTGCTCTCCATCTCCGGCGGCAGCGACCTCGGTCTCTTCGAGATCAACGAGGCCGCGCAGCTGGTCAGCGAGGCGGCCCACCCCGAGGCCAACATCATCTTCGGCGCCGTCATCGACGACGCGCTCGGTGACGAGGTCCGGGTCACGGTCATCGCGGCCGGCTTCGACGGCGGCCAGCCGCCGGCCCGCCGGGACAACATCATCGGCTCGGTCTCGGCCAAGCGCGAGGAGCCGGCTCCGGCGCCCCGCGTCAGCGAGCCCTCCCGCCCGATGGGCGGACTCGGCACGGTGGCCCCCCGCGAGGAGCCGGTCTCCGTCCCGGTCGAGCCGGTCCCGGTCGTCAACGAGACCCCGCTGACGCCGGCCCCGCCCGTCGTCCCGCCGGCCCGTCCGTACGCGGACTCCCAGGCCGAAGAGCTGGACGTCCCGGACTTCCTGAAGTGA
- the pgeF gene encoding peptidoglycan editing factor PgeF — protein sequence MIGQYFDANGAHFAFTDRWGGVSAVPYEELNLGGAVGDDPESVRTNRALAAGALGLDPARVVWMNQVHGADVAEVEGPWTGESVPAVDGLVTAARGLALAVLTADCVPVLLADPVAGVVSAAHAGRPGMVAGIVPAAVEAMIGLGADPARIVARTGPAVCGRCYEVPEAMRAEVADIEPAAWAETSWGTPAVDVTAGVHAQLERLGVTDRKASDVCTRESGDHYSYRRDRSTGRLAGYVWLTQEET from the coding sequence GTGATAGGGCAGTACTTCGACGCGAACGGCGCGCACTTCGCCTTCACCGACAGGTGGGGCGGGGTGAGCGCCGTTCCGTACGAGGAGCTCAACCTCGGCGGCGCGGTCGGGGACGACCCCGAGTCCGTACGGACCAACAGGGCGCTGGCCGCCGGCGCCCTCGGGCTCGACCCGGCGCGGGTCGTCTGGATGAACCAGGTGCACGGCGCCGACGTCGCCGAGGTCGAGGGCCCGTGGACCGGCGAGTCCGTCCCGGCGGTCGACGGTCTCGTGACCGCGGCCCGCGGACTCGCCCTCGCCGTCCTCACCGCGGACTGCGTCCCGGTCCTGCTCGCCGATCCCGTCGCCGGGGTCGTGTCCGCGGCCCACGCCGGGCGGCCCGGAATGGTCGCCGGGATCGTCCCCGCCGCCGTGGAGGCCATGATCGGCCTCGGCGCCGACCCGGCCCGGATCGTCGCCCGCACCGGCCCCGCCGTCTGCGGGCGGTGCTACGAGGTGCCGGAGGCGATGCGCGCCGAGGTCGCGGACATCGAGCCCGCCGCCTGGGCCGAGACGAGCTGGGGCACCCCCGCCGTCGACGTCACGGCCGGGGTGCACGCCCAGCTCGAACGGCTCGGGGTCACGGACCGGAAGGCCAGTGACGTCTGCACCCGGGAATCCGGTGACCACTACTC